The following are encoded in a window of Saccharothrix longispora genomic DNA:
- a CDS encoding SDR family NAD(P)-dependent oxidoreductase → MLPVWGERAGATRRGHGQCGRWWRGRHARSVARDARHRTGDACRPDGHTGSERQWRSERTSTLGPPCHAARKLVVVTGASTGMGASTARELARRGFHVLAGVRRDHDADAIRSTGVEPIILDITEPEQVEALAARVAGDPRALHALVNNAGIQVNAPVEALPMTQWRWVFEVNLFGHIAVTRALLPALLVGGTSRGLARRSRRSGPVVRALARCPPR, encoded by the coding sequence GTGCTGCCCGTCTGGGGAGAACGGGCAGGTGCCACTCGCCGAGGGCACGGTCAGTGTGGCCGGTGGTGGCGTGGCCGTCATGCTCGGAGTGTTGCACGCGATGCCAGGCACCGAACAGGTGATGCCTGTCGACCCGACGGACACACCGGCTCCGAACGGCAGTGGCGGTCCGAGCGCACATCGACGCTCGGACCGCCGTGTCACGCGGCGCGGAAGCTGGTCGTCGTGACCGGAGCCTCCACGGGCATGGGCGCGTCAACCGCCCGCGAACTGGCCCGCCGGGGATTCCACGTCCTGGCCGGCGTGCGACGCGACCACGACGCCGACGCCATCCGATCCACCGGCGTCGAGCCGATCATCCTCGACATCACCGAGCCCGAGCAGGTGGAAGCACTCGCCGCGCGGGTCGCCGGCGACCCGCGCGCGCTGCACGCGCTCGTCAACAACGCCGGCATCCAGGTCAACGCCCCGGTCGAAGCCCTGCCGATGACGCAGTGGCGGTGGGTGTTCGAAGTCAACCTCTTCGGCCACATCGCCGTCACCCGGGCGCTCCTGCCCGCGCTGCTGGTTGGTGGAACGAGTCGAGGTCTGGCGAGGCGCTCACGGCGATCCGGTCCCGTTGTTCGGGCCCTTGCCCGGTGTCCGCCTCGGTGA
- a CDS encoding DUF402 domain-containing protein — translation MFVLLDLGVGMSVPAWRSHHGTDRDRSGPTTWYVDLVHVSTAGDSIAVRDLYADVLVPTDGRHQRLLDLDEFADAIEAGQLDVATAVDGLRRWQRFLDLHLHADRDPAGTWTDFPPRRLHDLAAPPPRPGRLSPHRADHHRQSNNGEERPMTAGGTGTPGMG, via the coding sequence GTGTTCGTGCTGCTGGACCTCGGTGTCGGCATGTCGGTTCCGGCCTGGCGGTCCCATCACGGGACCGACCGGGACCGGAGCGGGCCGACCACCTGGTACGTGGACCTCGTGCACGTCTCGACCGCCGGGGACTCGATCGCGGTCCGCGACCTCTACGCCGACGTCCTGGTTCCCACCGACGGCCGCCACCAGCGACTGCTCGACCTCGACGAGTTCGCCGACGCGATCGAGGCAGGGCAGCTCGACGTCGCCACTGCCGTCGACGGCCTGCGGCGTTGGCAACGCTTCCTCGACCTGCACCTGCACGCCGACCGCGATCCCGCCGGGACGTGGACCGACTTCCCACCCCGGCGACTGCACGACCTGGCCGCGCCCCCGCCCCGCCCGGGCCGATTGTCACCGCACCGGGCTGACCACCACCGTCAGTCCAATAACGGCGAGGAACGACCGATGACGGCCGGCGGAACGGGCACGCCCGGCATGGGGTGA